One window of the Leptospira koniambonensis genome contains the following:
- a CDS encoding serine hydrolase domain-containing protein: MGTYFKKVWLLLLIFFGVCSGVENFQYSAYNINISEKEEVISLSKWATEKQFQTSKSKIRTNAILVIQDGKTILEAYSSGFGPKTLHPTWSISKFLLNGAVGQAVALGKLDMEKPVRFYLPKSPDPNSEELKVKHLLFFASGIDWKERYEWAPFNSDILEILYGEGNRDIADYISKLKFSHAPGEKISYSSGDSNLLSAVLDSVEKDFPEVYFKRIGIQSYVWERDGKGVPVASSYAYLSARDLAKIGSLYSEEVTGKSSGIFPKDWISKTFRIYDLKSKRPWYLDIFHIPTMGGHVYLNRFSPNSEDLYYPKLSSESFFASGHWGQYMIVDPSKKLVVVRLGNDRGARFPMKEFLDRLLPILDKKDTGKAP; this comes from the coding sequence ATGGGAACGTATTTCAAAAAAGTCTGGCTACTTCTTCTAATATTCTTTGGTGTTTGCTCCGGAGTAGAAAATTTCCAGTATTCCGCTTATAATATTAATATTAGCGAAAAGGAAGAAGTAATATCGTTATCTAAATGGGCGACGGAAAAACAATTTCAAACAAGCAAATCTAAGATCCGCACAAATGCAATTTTGGTCATCCAAGACGGAAAGACAATATTAGAAGCTTATTCTTCTGGATTCGGACCGAAAACGTTACATCCAACCTGGTCCATCAGCAAATTTTTATTGAATGGAGCTGTAGGTCAGGCAGTTGCTTTAGGGAAATTGGATATGGAAAAACCTGTCCGATTTTATCTGCCAAAATCACCAGATCCAAATTCGGAAGAATTGAAAGTGAAACATTTGCTCTTTTTCGCTTCCGGGATCGACTGGAAAGAGAGATACGAATGGGCGCCTTTCAATTCTGATATTCTGGAAATATTATACGGAGAAGGAAATCGAGATATCGCAGATTATATTTCTAAATTAAAGTTTTCTCATGCTCCAGGGGAAAAAATTTCTTATTCAAGCGGAGATTCTAATTTATTATCTGCAGTTTTAGATTCAGTCGAAAAAGATTTTCCTGAAGTCTATTTTAAACGGATCGGGATCCAATCCTATGTTTGGGAAAGGGATGGCAAAGGAGTTCCGGTAGCTTCTTCTTACGCATATCTATCTGCAAGAGATCTTGCAAAAATTGGATCACTGTATTCGGAAGAAGTTACAGGAAAGTCATCTGGGATCTTTCCGAAGGATTGGATCTCTAAAACTTTTAGAATTTACGATCTTAAAAGCAAAAGACCTTGGTATCTGGATATATTTCATATTCCGACTATGGGAGGACATGTGTATCTAAATCGGTTCTCTCCTAATTCGGAAGATCTTTATTACCCGAAACTTTCTTCCGAGTCTTTTTTTGCCTCTGGACATTGGGGGCAATATATGATCGTAGATCCAAGTAAAAAATTGGTAGTGGTCCGTTTGGGGAATGATAGAGGTGCAAGATTTCCAATGAAAGAGTTTCTAGATCGTTTACTTCCTATCTTGGATAAAAAGGATACAGGGAAAGCTCCATGA
- a CDS encoding SRPBCC domain-containing protein translates to METLKIAHEIFSIERVYQSDPESVYSAWSNIEAKANWFIGPGDWSVVERKLDFRIGGEEILHGRFPNGKETLYKARFSDLIKNQRIVFVYDMILSGIIHSVSIASVEIERVDPSSTKLTFTEQVAFLDRTIGREGVASRREGTLAHLIRLTDYLEKVK, encoded by the coding sequence ATGGAAACACTGAAAATCGCTCACGAAATTTTTAGTATAGAAAGGGTTTATCAATCAGATCCAGAATCCGTGTATTCTGCATGGAGTAATATAGAAGCAAAAGCAAATTGGTTTATAGGTCCAGGCGATTGGTCAGTTGTGGAGAGAAAACTGGACTTTCGCATCGGAGGAGAAGAGATACTACATGGTCGTTTTCCTAACGGAAAAGAGACCTTATACAAAGCTAGATTTTCCGATCTAATAAAAAACCAAAGGATCGTTTTCGTTTACGATATGATCTTAAGCGGAATAATCCACTCAGTCTCCATCGCCTCTGTAGAAATTGAAAGAGTGGATCCATCCAGCACTAAATTAACATTCACAGAACAGGTCGCATTTTTGGACCGGACTATCGGAAGAGAAGGTGTTGCATCTAGAAGGGAAGGCACCTTGGCACATTTAATAAGATTAACAGATTATCTTGAAAAGGTAAAATAA
- the cas3 gene encoding CRISPR-associated helicase Cas3' — MRDGYYNYWGKAGIDDSYHLLAYHSIDVAAVGEIIFQENPSLLFKFSNLLKIEPVLFRKIFLFFLAIHDLGKFSNAFQGQVKSVYEKLNPGTVPKPYSIRHDSLGFMLWNKHFLINQRGKLSGRLIDSNLFYLSSDQNRDIKDLLNIFISITTGHHGKPPSNTGYTGNSVDLSFHFTTKNIDDSYQFLLNAYNFFLTDLEIKQLGDLSLKESIVNLRLFSFWLAGLSVLCDWIGSNKEIFKFNSLVEDLQSYWNKIAIPQATEAVYKSGILPSKVTSYSKPIELFSYLSTPTPLQAACDSLDLVDGPQLFILEDVTGAGKTEAALILAKKLMNSNGYTGMFIGLPTMATANGMYDRVSLYYRKIYDSGATPSLILAHGARKLSDTFRQSIISDTIPKDKSYAQDEASASAQCTAWLADSSKKATLSDIAVGTIDQVLISILLSKFQSLRLFGLMNKVLILDEIHAYDEYMNELIQSLLNSQAKVGNSVILLSATIPHSLKEKFISAFNETEEEREPKSLDKHYPLLTQCSRTGIKEVKITTREEVKRSAPVNFIYEKSIVHSLIQSSTQEGKCVCWIRNTVADALEAFEIMRNIFSEDQVILFHARFAMGDRLDIEQKVKGYFGPNSNYEQRKGKIVISTQVVEQSLDLDFDVMISDLAPIDLLIQRAGRLHRHTRNSLGNRVQNKDTRENLTFHIYSPVIEEEPQANWYSSFSKGGSVVYPDHGKIFLTAKILKQERELRMPEDARKLIEYVYGNTEPIPINLLERNLKNTENQKQNASRANNSVINLQSGYTAVDNEAIWNDLNAPTRLGEETVRVILAKYENEVLVPWYNIGQSPWPNSEVKVLSYFLKSEKENPQLEAEIRKCKEQLPDKGKYSILIPLIKNFDNQWIGTALDKEGNDVQCVYDSKFGFRKIKSGVVV, encoded by the coding sequence ATGAGAGACGGATATTATAACTATTGGGGAAAGGCTGGGATAGACGATAGCTACCATCTATTGGCTTATCACAGCATAGATGTAGCCGCAGTAGGAGAAATCATCTTCCAAGAAAACCCCTCCTTACTATTTAAATTTTCAAATCTTTTAAAAATAGAACCGGTCCTATTTCGTAAAATATTTCTATTCTTCTTAGCAATACATGACCTTGGAAAATTTTCAAATGCCTTTCAGGGACAAGTAAAGTCAGTATATGAAAAATTAAATCCGGGAACCGTTCCGAAACCATACTCAATAAGACATGATAGTCTTGGCTTTATGTTATGGAATAAACATTTCCTCATCAATCAGAGAGGAAAGTTGTCGGGTAGACTTATCGATTCAAATCTGTTTTATTTAAGTTCGGATCAAAATAGAGATATTAAAGATCTATTAAACATCTTTATTTCAATTACAACTGGGCATCATGGAAAACCGCCGTCAAATACCGGTTACACCGGGAATTCGGTAGATCTAAGCTTTCACTTTACGACCAAGAATATCGATGATTCTTATCAATTTTTACTAAATGCATATAACTTTTTCCTAACCGATTTGGAAATCAAGCAACTAGGAGATTTAAGTTTAAAAGAATCTATTGTTAATTTAAGATTATTTTCGTTCTGGTTAGCAGGGTTATCGGTTTTATGCGATTGGATTGGCTCCAATAAAGAGATTTTTAAATTCAATTCGCTCGTCGAAGATTTGCAATCCTACTGGAATAAAATTGCGATTCCCCAAGCCACCGAAGCCGTTTATAAATCCGGAATCCTACCTTCGAAAGTTACAAGCTATTCTAAACCAATAGAATTATTTTCGTATCTTTCTACTCCAACACCCTTGCAAGCCGCATGCGATTCTTTGGATTTAGTAGATGGCCCACAATTATTCATATTAGAAGACGTTACCGGTGCAGGTAAAACGGAGGCGGCGTTAATTTTGGCAAAGAAATTAATGAATTCTAACGGTTATACCGGAATGTTTATCGGCCTACCCACAATGGCGACTGCAAATGGAATGTATGATCGAGTATCCTTATATTATCGTAAAATTTATGATTCAGGAGCTACTCCGTCACTCATACTCGCGCATGGAGCCCGGAAACTATCAGATACATTCAGACAAAGTATAATTTCCGATACCATTCCCAAAGATAAATCTTACGCCCAAGACGAGGCTTCTGCTTCTGCCCAGTGCACTGCTTGGTTGGCGGACAGTAGCAAAAAAGCAACCTTATCCGATATCGCTGTCGGCACCATTGACCAAGTTCTTATCTCCATTCTCTTATCGAAATTTCAATCTCTTCGCCTATTCGGTTTAATGAATAAGGTCCTGATCTTGGATGAAATCCATGCCTATGATGAATATATGAATGAGTTAATCCAAAGCCTTCTAAATTCACAGGCAAAAGTAGGAAATTCTGTAATTTTACTTTCCGCAACTATCCCACATTCATTGAAGGAAAAATTCATATCTGCGTTCAATGAAACAGAGGAAGAAAGAGAACCTAAAAGTTTGGATAAACATTACCCTCTTCTAACTCAATGTTCACGAACAGGTATAAAGGAAGTCAAGATCACTACACGAGAAGAAGTTAAAAGATCGGCCCCAGTTAATTTTATTTATGAAAAATCCATTGTTCACTCATTGATTCAAAGTTCAACCCAAGAAGGAAAGTGTGTATGTTGGATACGAAATACTGTGGCAGATGCTTTAGAGGCCTTTGAAATTATGCGAAATATTTTTTCAGAAGACCAGGTCATACTATTTCATGCAAGATTCGCGATGGGTGATCGACTGGATATTGAACAAAAAGTAAAAGGTTATTTTGGCCCAAACAGCAATTACGAACAACGAAAAGGAAAAATTGTTATATCTACCCAAGTCGTAGAGCAATCACTAGACTTAGATTTCGACGTAATGATATCAGATCTTGCGCCAATCGATCTCTTAATCCAAAGAGCGGGACGACTTCATCGCCATACGAGAAATAGCCTAGGAAATCGGGTTCAAAACAAAGATACGCGTGAAAACTTAACCTTTCATATCTATTCTCCTGTAATCGAAGAGGAGCCACAAGCAAATTGGTATAGTTCATTCTCAAAAGGTGGGTCGGTTGTTTATCCAGATCATGGAAAGATATTTTTAACTGCAAAAATTTTAAAACAAGAAAGAGAATTAAGAATGCCGGAAGATGCACGTAAATTAATAGAATACGTGTATGGCAATACAGAACCAATACCTATAAATCTACTTGAGAGAAATCTGAAAAATACTGAAAACCAAAAACAGAATGCATCTCGTGCAAATAATAGCGTAATCAATTTACAGTCTGGATACACGGCGGTAGACAATGAAGCCATTTGGAACGATTTGAATGCACCTACACGCCTGGGTGAAGAAACAGTTCGGGTAATATTAGCAAAATATGAAAACGAAGTATTAGTTCCTTGGTACAACATAGGACAATCTCCATGGCCGAATAGTGAAGTAAAAGTGTTATCGTATTTTTTAAAATCAGAGAAGGAAAACCCGCAATTAGAGGCTGAAATTCGAAAATGCAAAGAACAACTCCCTGATAAAGGAAAATATTCAATTTTGATTCCATTGATTAAGAATTTCGACAACCAATGGATTGGAACCGCCTTAGATAAAGAAGGAAACGACGTGCAATGTGTATACGATTCAAAATTTGGCTTTAGAAAAATAAAAAGCGGAGTCGTAGTATGA
- a CDS encoding Kelch repeat-containing protein gives MISLIRKTKILYSIFIIFLLSCSEGGGSNSLGLLALLGGSPELPTTWTWVSGRAFDTVGGGYGIGVYGTKGVADLANFPGGRQDAMQWTDSSNQLWLFGGTGRDPGTGFGRLNDLWKFDGTNWTWVKGANTVNSSGSYGTKGVADPGNDPGARMGGTTWVDSSGNLWLFGGCGNINSSECFSDLWKFDGTNWTWVSGPNTKDTNGVYGTKGLANSANFPGGRQGAAGWLDSSGNVWIFGANSGRAETGSFPSTLNDLWKFDGTNWTWVAGPKILGNPGDGDRGVKGVAVASNVPSSRGKSVYWIDSAGNLWLFGGSSFDGDWNDIWKFDGTNWVWVSGSSTSNEPGVYGKKNVSSSNNIIGSRSSAIGGKLPNGKIWVFGGSGFGSAGNEGQLNDLWIFDGKKWTWKGGTDLATQAGNFGAKGKAGTDYYPGGRFGSNGWADSKGNIWIFGGQGIDSNGNNEFQNDLWKVRP, from the coding sequence ATGATCTCTTTGATACGAAAAACAAAAATTCTATATTCGATTTTTATTATATTTCTTCTCTCTTGTTCAGAAGGAGGAGGAAGTAATTCTCTCGGTTTATTGGCCTTATTAGGAGGATCTCCAGAACTCCCTACTACCTGGACCTGGGTAAGTGGAAGAGCGTTTGATACTGTAGGAGGCGGATACGGTATCGGAGTCTATGGCACAAAAGGAGTCGCGGATCTTGCAAATTTTCCGGGAGGACGCCAAGACGCGATGCAATGGACCGATTCTTCAAACCAATTATGGTTATTCGGTGGTACAGGAAGAGATCCTGGAACAGGTTTCGGAAGACTAAACGATCTTTGGAAATTTGACGGAACAAATTGGACATGGGTAAAAGGAGCCAACACTGTAAACTCGAGTGGATCATATGGAACAAAAGGTGTGGCTGATCCTGGGAATGATCCTGGAGCAAGAATGGGAGGAACTACTTGGGTAGACTCCTCCGGAAATCTCTGGCTTTTCGGAGGTTGTGGTAATATTAACAGTTCGGAATGTTTCAGTGATCTTTGGAAATTCGATGGAACCAATTGGACTTGGGTGTCAGGGCCAAATACCAAAGATACAAACGGAGTCTACGGTACAAAAGGTTTAGCGAACTCTGCGAACTTTCCCGGAGGAAGGCAAGGCGCAGCAGGATGGTTAGACTCTTCCGGTAATGTATGGATATTCGGAGCGAATTCCGGTCGGGCAGAAACTGGATCCTTCCCCTCAACACTTAACGATCTCTGGAAATTCGATGGAACAAATTGGACCTGGGTAGCTGGACCTAAAATTTTAGGAAATCCTGGAGATGGCGATCGTGGCGTAAAAGGTGTCGCTGTCGCAAGTAATGTTCCGTCGTCTCGAGGAAAGTCTGTGTACTGGATCGACTCTGCTGGCAACCTTTGGTTATTCGGAGGATCTAGCTTCGACGGCGATTGGAATGATATTTGGAAGTTTGACGGCACAAATTGGGTGTGGGTAAGCGGTTCCAGCACATCAAATGAGCCAGGTGTTTATGGTAAGAAGAATGTATCAAGTTCCAATAATATAATAGGATCGAGAAGCAGCGCCATTGGAGGAAAACTTCCAAACGGGAAGATCTGGGTTTTCGGTGGATCCGGATTTGGTTCAGCCGGCAATGAAGGTCAACTAAACGATCTTTGGATCTTCGACGGGAAAAAATGGACCTGGAAAGGCGGAACTGATCTTGCAACACAAGCTGGTAACTTCGGAGCAAAAGGAAAAGCAGGTACAGATTATTATCCAGGAGGTCGCTTTGGATCGAACGGATGGGCAGACTCCAAAGGAAATATCTGGATCTTTGGCGGACAGGGTATTGATTCAAACGGAAACAATGAATTTCAGAACGATCTCTGGAAAGTTCGTCCTTAA
- a CDS encoding phosphatase — protein MQNLFVGDQSDYEANISKIANWYVIHACKDPYHRNLLGYSGKGAPKQHPEYLLARRENQLFLNLVDAADPAYIPKKIIDTALRFIEEAQSKNTPLLLHCNLGESRSPSIGLIYLAIKNVISNSSLEAAETAFRMIYPNYNPKSGMRGFLEQNWENYVGN, from the coding sequence ATGCAAAACCTATTTGTAGGCGACCAGTCCGACTACGAAGCAAATATAAGCAAGATAGCAAATTGGTACGTTATACATGCATGTAAAGATCCGTATCACCGAAATCTACTTGGATACAGTGGTAAAGGAGCCCCTAAGCAACATCCGGAATACCTATTGGCGAGAAGAGAAAATCAACTTTTCCTAAATTTAGTGGATGCTGCTGATCCCGCCTATATTCCAAAGAAAATCATAGACACAGCGTTAAGATTTATCGAAGAAGCCCAATCCAAAAATACGCCTCTACTCCTCCATTGCAATTTAGGCGAATCTCGATCTCCTTCCATCGGATTGATCTACTTAGCGATAAAAAATGTCATCTCCAATTCGAGTCTCGAAGCTGCCGAGACAGCATTTCGTATGATATATCCTAATTATAATCCGAAATCAGGAATGAGGGGTTTTCTGGAACAGAATTGGGAGAATTACGTTGGAAATTAG
- a CDS encoding alpha/beta fold hydrolase, producing the protein MKVSNLLYYISILFTVVTCSSGKPFQIRETPTLIISEPIEKGLAPIKDIQMYYEIHGKKDGIPLVLLNGGGSTIEVTYSRILPLLAQNRRVIALDEQGHGRTTDRNAPVSFETSAEDVVALLKFLKVEQVDIFGFSNGASVALNVAIKHPKLVRKLIFASSITKRDGAYPMFWNFMKNATFENMPQALKDAFLRVNPDPQKLHTMYEKDAARMRNFKDLSDKDIRTVGIPTLILLGDRDVPKLEHAVEMVRMIPKARLLILPGGHGDYLGEAIMSQGKDRFPELTSALVQDFLDSP; encoded by the coding sequence ATGAAAGTTTCTAATTTATTATATTATATTTCTATATTGTTCACGGTTGTTACTTGTTCCTCAGGCAAGCCATTTCAAATCAGAGAAACACCGACTCTGATTATATCCGAACCGATCGAAAAAGGCCTCGCTCCTATCAAAGATATCCAGATGTATTATGAGATCCATGGTAAGAAGGATGGGATACCTCTTGTTCTACTGAATGGAGGAGGTTCCACGATAGAAGTAACTTATAGCAGGATACTTCCTCTTCTTGCTCAAAACCGTAGAGTGATTGCTTTAGATGAACAAGGACATGGAAGAACTACAGATAGAAATGCTCCTGTCAGTTTTGAAACTTCTGCGGAAGATGTGGTTGCTCTTCTAAAATTTCTTAAAGTGGAGCAAGTCGATATTTTTGGTTTTAGTAATGGTGCAAGCGTTGCGCTGAATGTGGCGATCAAACATCCGAAACTCGTACGAAAACTTATATTTGCTTCTTCCATCACAAAGAGAGACGGTGCTTATCCTATGTTTTGGAATTTTATGAAGAATGCTACTTTCGAGAATATGCCTCAAGCTCTTAAGGATGCTTTTCTAAGGGTAAATCCTGATCCTCAAAAATTACATACTATGTATGAGAAAGATGCTGCGAGAATGCGCAACTTCAAAGATCTTAGCGATAAAGATATTAGAACTGTCGGAATTCCAACATTGATCTTACTTGGGGACAGGGATGTTCCTAAACTTGAGCATGCTGTGGAGATGGTCCGAATGATCCCCAAAGCAAGACTTTTGATTTTGCCTGGAGGACATGGAGATTATTTGGGCGAAGCGATCATGTCACAGGGAAAGGATCGATTCCCTGAATTGACCTCTGCTTTGGTCCAAGATTTTCTGGATTCTCCATAA
- a CDS encoding ArsR/SmtB family transcription factor, with translation MLNNYSLDRIFYALSDPTRRDIVERLSKKPASVSELASPLAMSMAAVVQHVQILEESGLIKTQKIGRVRSCKVETNSLELIENWLNQRRKFWERNFDRLGEFLEKTEKGKK, from the coding sequence ATGCTTAACAATTATTCACTGGACAGGATATTCTATGCTTTGTCTGATCCGACTCGTCGCGATATAGTAGAAAGACTGAGTAAGAAGCCAGCTTCTGTAAGTGAGCTTGCCAGTCCCTTGGCTATGAGCATGGCTGCAGTAGTCCAGCATGTGCAAATTTTGGAAGAAAGCGGTTTGATCAAGACCCAAAAGATAGGTAGGGTGCGGTCATGCAAGGTAGAAACGAATTCATTAGAGCTAATCGAGAACTGGCTGAACCAGCGTAGAAAATTCTGGGAAAGGAATTTTGATCGATTAGGAGAATTTTTGGAAAAAACGGAGAAAGGTAAGAAGTAA
- a CDS encoding DUF1016 N-terminal domain-containing protein, translated as MKKSVGLPPKSYQSLLTDVARIYEDFQSSANSDWNKSSLLGNWKIGQRIVEVEQGSRERAGYGDRILKQLSQDLNRRFGKGFSDRNLRYMRRFYQFYKLSMINPELSWTHYRVLLLVEDPKKRRILETEAIRKGWSHRDLLLKAQAYVKRSSSSSSLFDSDLAMENEIVLLKRPILQLYTYRVAQNFSSNMERSVPYLDLGFDVKVEQLLGGSSEFSVGSIVSVKKVKRRYSFEKISGNKSLFTFKAFLEKVIDGDTLSVNIDLGFHVFIRQRLRLRALDAPELGTKKGIACKKFVESQLRDCPFILIKTYGSDKYDRYLVDVIYLKKEETISIVVKNGLFLNNELLEKGFAVPI; from the coding sequence ATGAAAAAATCTGTCGGTCTACCTCCTAAATCATACCAATCTCTCCTAACGGATGTTGCCAGGATCTATGAAGATTTTCAATCATCGGCTAATTCTGACTGGAATAAGAGTTCCTTGTTGGGGAACTGGAAGATAGGGCAACGTATCGTAGAGGTAGAACAGGGAAGTCGGGAAAGGGCAGGTTATGGGGATCGAATTTTAAAGCAATTATCGCAGGATTTAAATCGCCGCTTCGGGAAGGGTTTTTCAGATCGAAATCTTAGGTATATGCGAAGATTCTATCAATTTTATAAATTGAGTATGATAAATCCGGAGCTTTCTTGGACTCATTATCGGGTTTTGCTTTTGGTGGAAGACCCTAAGAAGCGTAGAATACTTGAAACGGAGGCAATTAGGAAGGGCTGGTCTCATCGTGATCTTCTCTTAAAAGCCCAAGCTTATGTAAAAAGATCGTCTTCCAGTTCCTCTCTTTTTGACTCCGATCTTGCTATGGAAAATGAGATAGTTCTATTAAAGCGACCTATCTTACAATTATATACTTACCGCGTGGCTCAAAATTTTTCTTCAAATATGGAACGCAGCGTTCCATATTTAGATTTGGGATTCGACGTAAAGGTTGAACAATTGTTAGGTGGTTCTTCTGAATTTTCCGTAGGTTCTATCGTAAGTGTTAAAAAGGTCAAAAGAAGATATTCATTTGAAAAAATATCCGGGAATAAGAGTCTTTTTACGTTTAAGGCTTTTTTGGAGAAGGTCATCGACGGTGATACCTTATCAGTAAATATCGATTTAGGATTTCATGTTTTTATTCGCCAGCGCCTTCGTCTGAGAGCTTTGGATGCCCCCGAATTGGGGACTAAAAAGGGAATCGCTTGTAAAAAGTTTGTAGAGTCGCAGCTGCGAGATTGTCCATTTATTTTGATTAAGACTTACGGAAGTGATAAATACGATCGTTACCTCGTAGATGTAATTTATCTAAAGAAAGAAGAGACTATTTCCATTGTAGTTAAAAATGGATTATTTCTAAATAATGAATTGCTTGAGAAAGGATTTGCTGTCCCTATTTGA
- a CDS encoding ankyrin repeat domain-containing protein, protein MLDWINNWIKDRKTLQRGKELFSKIQNGDKQGFRKILDLIPNKGELKECTKGLLGFCASEIQDPFYLETLLNAGLDPNLPDRNGIFPIHKAVENGKIQPVQILLEHGADPNVADPQGVTPLHISYSYDGLAEISDLLIAKGADTEKRDNLGKRYLM, encoded by the coding sequence ATGCTAGATTGGATTAATAACTGGATTAAGGATCGAAAGACTCTACAAAGAGGAAAAGAATTATTTTCTAAGATCCAAAACGGAGACAAACAAGGTTTCAGAAAAATTTTAGATCTGATCCCAAATAAAGGAGAGCTAAAAGAATGTACCAAAGGACTTCTTGGGTTTTGTGCCTCTGAGATCCAAGATCCATTTTACTTGGAGACTTTGTTGAACGCTGGCTTGGATCCAAATCTTCCGGATAGAAACGGGATTTTTCCTATTCATAAAGCTGTTGAAAATGGTAAAATCCAACCTGTTCAGATCCTTTTAGAACATGGAGCTGATCCCAACGTTGCGGATCCCCAAGGTGTGACTCCATTACATATTTCTTATAGTTATGATGGATTAGCGGAAATTTCAGATCTTCTAATTGCTAAGGGTGCGGACACGGAAAAAAGAGATAATTTGGGCAAAAGATATTTAATGTAA